In a genomic window of Streptococcus oralis:
- a CDS encoding DUF2207 domain-containing protein yields the protein MKKRWLLALVFTYLLFIPSLVFAVDFDILSYQGDLNIHADNTAIFKETITYRFGDDYNGQLVGLGKAGKMPEGFDIDPDPTVQVSKNGRIVQNASFYTMEEEDGYKVKIYNAGYAGDTVRVTVTWKLTNLLFLYKDIAELNWQPLTDSTGDIKEIEFKVSSDTPAEKLYFHAGQLLRDSSVEKANNLYHVKMKDLPRKRQIELHAYWPRSAFAGAPDQGLEEERLTDFNRIESNIATEKAQSEIMMKWVFPVIFMSLLLLVPIFYRMFRQSTRIKKVFPKDHRLYEPPMDLPPMVLAEAVYSTSLEEVNPLNKSGFGKFTFERLIQATLLDLVDRGHLSIFQGDEEPYVRIISEKGLSNFEKECLRMTLSNKKELAISELFPDYQVSSSLYRGAKESDEKHIRETGLRLKRSFEGRLQRIQSCVKDKVHVLRIPSYYRPLTSEERRLALGMRVCSAITALGGLLFFYYSWQTHGFFSIPFLLLGLTGLGASFWVYLATRGAYRDGVLTEEGAEIFYLWTSFENMLRDIAHLDQAELESIVLWNRLLVYATLFGYAKKVSKLMKVRHIQLENPDLNLYVAYGWHSQFYTSTAQIKQYTAVANTASNYSVSSGSGSSGGGFSGGGGGGSIGAF from the coding sequence ATGAAAAAAAGATGGCTGTTGGCTTTGGTATTTACTTATTTATTATTTATACCGAGCCTGGTTTTTGCAGTAGACTTTGATATCTTATCCTATCAGGGTGATTTGAATATTCATGCAGATAATACTGCAATTTTTAAGGAAACAATTACCTACCGCTTTGGAGATGATTATAATGGTCAGTTAGTTGGACTCGGGAAAGCTGGGAAAATGCCAGAAGGATTTGATATTGATCCCGATCCAACCGTTCAGGTCTCTAAGAATGGAAGAATTGTTCAAAATGCTTCCTTCTATACTATGGAGGAAGAGGACGGTTACAAGGTAAAAATTTACAATGCTGGATATGCCGGAGATACTGTTCGGGTAACGGTTACCTGGAAATTAACAAATCTTCTCTTCTTATATAAGGATATCGCAGAGCTAAATTGGCAACCCTTGACAGATAGTACTGGAGATATCAAAGAGATTGAGTTTAAGGTTAGCTCTGATACCCCAGCAGAGAAACTCTATTTTCATGCAGGCCAACTCCTAAGGGACTCTAGTGTTGAAAAAGCAAATAATCTCTATCATGTCAAAATGAAAGACCTTCCTAGAAAGCGACAGATCGAATTACACGCATACTGGCCGAGAAGTGCTTTTGCAGGAGCTCCAGATCAAGGATTAGAGGAAGAACGTTTAACGGATTTTAACCGGATTGAAAGCAATATAGCGACAGAAAAAGCGCAAAGTGAGATAATGATGAAATGGGTGTTTCCCGTCATTTTTATGAGTCTCTTACTTCTAGTTCCTATCTTCTATAGGATGTTTCGTCAGAGTACACGCATTAAAAAGGTCTTTCCAAAAGATCATCGACTCTACGAACCACCGATGGATTTGCCTCCAATGGTTTTAGCAGAAGCAGTGTATTCAACTTCCTTAGAGGAGGTCAATCCCCTAAACAAATCAGGGTTTGGCAAATTTACTTTTGAACGTTTGATTCAGGCAACCTTGTTGGATTTAGTAGATCGAGGTCATTTATCTATTTTTCAAGGGGATGAGGAACCTTATGTGCGCATTATCAGTGAAAAGGGTTTGTCCAATTTTGAGAAGGAATGCCTGCGCATGACCTTGTCAAATAAGAAAGAATTGGCTATTTCAGAGCTCTTCCCTGATTACCAAGTTTCGTCTTCCCTTTACCGTGGTGCCAAAGAGTCAGATGAAAAACATATCCGAGAAACAGGCTTGCGTCTCAAACGCTCCTTTGAAGGAAGACTTCAACGCATTCAGTCTTGTGTCAAGGATAAGGTCCATGTACTTCGTATCCCAAGCTACTATCGTCCCTTGACAAGTGAGGAACGTCGCCTTGCTCTCGGGATGCGGGTCTGTTCAGCCATAACAGCTTTAGGTGGATTGCTCTTCTTTTACTATAGCTGGCAAACACATGGCTTCTTTTCGATCCCATTTCTACTCTTAGGATTGACAGGATTAGGGGCTAGTTTCTGGGTTTATCTTGCCACGCGAGGAGCCTATCGCGATGGAGTTCTGACAGAGGAAGGAGCGGAAATCTTCTATCTCTGGACGAGTTTTGAAAATATGCTTCGGGATATCGCTCATCTAGATCAGGCTGAGCTAGAGAGCATCGTCCTTTGGAACCGTCTACTGGTCTATGCGACTCTCTTTGGTTATGCCAAGAAGGTGAGCAAGTTAATGAAAGTTCGCCATATTCAGCTTGAAAATCCAGATTTGAATCTTTATGTAGCCTATGGTTGGCACTCACAGTTCTACACCTCAACTGCACAAATCAAGCAATATACTGCTGTCGCGAATACAGCTAGCAATTACTCTGTATCTTCTGGAAGTGGTTCTTCAGGTGGAGGATTCTCAGGAGGCGGAGGCGGTGGTAGTATCGGCGCCTTTTAA
- a CDS encoding undecaprenyl-diphosphate phosphatase: MYFIEILKSIFFGIVEGITEWLPISSTGHLILVEEFVQYKDQNEAFMSMFNVVIQLGAILAVMVIYFNKLNPFKPGKNKVEVRRTWQLWSKVLVATLPLLLVFKLDDWFDANFHNMVSVAIMLIIYGVAFIYLEKRNKAQAIEPTVTELDKLPYKTALYIGLFQVLALFPGTSRSGATIVGGLLNGTSRSVVTEFTFYLGIPVMFGASALKIFKFIKAGQLLSFGQLFLLLVAMGVAFAVSMVAIRFLTSYVKKHDFTLFGKYRIVLGSVLLLYSFVRLFV, translated from the coding sequence ATGTATTTTATTGAAATTTTGAAGTCAATCTTTTTTGGGATTGTTGAAGGAATTACAGAATGGTTGCCGATTTCAAGTACTGGCCACTTGATCTTGGTTGAAGAATTTGTCCAATACAAGGACCAAAATGAAGCCTTCATGTCCATGTTTAATGTTGTCATTCAGCTCGGCGCTATCTTAGCGGTTATGGTCATTTACTTTAACAAGCTTAATCCTTTCAAACCTGGTAAAAATAAGGTAGAAGTCCGTCGAACTTGGCAATTGTGGTCAAAAGTCTTGGTTGCAACCTTGCCTTTGCTCTTGGTTTTTAAACTAGATGATTGGTTTGATGCCAACTTCCATAACATGGTTTCAGTTGCGATTATGTTGATTATCTATGGGGTTGCCTTTATCTATCTTGAAAAACGAAATAAGGCGCAAGCCATTGAACCAACAGTAACAGAGCTAGACAAGTTGCCTTATAAAACAGCCCTTTACATTGGGCTCTTCCAAGTCCTCGCTCTCTTTCCAGGAACGAGCCGTTCAGGTGCGACGATTGTTGGTGGTTTGTTAAATGGAACGAGCCGCTCTGTCGTAACAGAGTTTACCTTCTATCTCGGAATTCCGGTTATGTTCGGAGCCAGTGCTTTAAAGATTTTCAAATTTATTAAAGCAGGTCAACTCTTGAGTTTTGGACAACTGTTCTTGCTCTTGGTTGCTATGGGTGTTGCCTTTGCGGTCAGCATGGTTGCCATTCGTTTCTTGACCAGCTATGTGAAGAAGCACGACTTTACACTCTTTGGTAAATACCGTATCGTACTCGGTAGTGTCTTGTTGCTCTATAGTTTTGTGCGTTTATTTGTATAA
- the dinB gene encoding DNA polymerase IV, translated as MLIFPLINDLSRKIIHIDMDAFFAAVEIRDNPKLKGKPVIIGSDPRQTGGRGVVSTCSYEARAFGVHSAMSSKEAYERCPQAVFISGNYEKYKTVGLEIRAIFKRYTDLIEPMSIDEAYLDVTENKLGIKSAVKIARLIQQDIWQELHLTASAGVSYNKFLAKMASDYQKPHGLTVILPDQAQDFLKQMDIAKFHGVGKKTVEKLHEMGIYTGADLLDVSEVTLIDRFGRLGFDLYRKARGIHNSPVKSDRIRKSIGKEKTYGKILQVDEDIKKELTLLSEKVALNLSKQDKAGKIIILKIRYTDFSTLTRRKSLPQATQDASQISQTALQLYEELAEKEKGIRLLGITVTGF; from the coding sequence ATGCTCATATTTCCATTGATAAATGATCTGTCCAGAAAAATCATCCATATCGACATGGATGCCTTTTTTGCTGCGGTGGAAATAAGAGATAATCCCAAGTTAAAGGGCAAACCTGTCATTATAGGAAGCGACCCCAGACAAACAGGTGGTCGAGGTGTCGTTTCTACCTGTAGCTATGAAGCACGAGCTTTTGGTGTTCATTCGGCTATGAGCTCTAAAGAAGCTTATGAGCGCTGTCCCCAAGCTGTCTTTATCTCAGGAAATTATGAAAAGTATAAGACTGTGGGACTTGAGATTCGAGCTATTTTTAAACGCTACACTGATTTGATTGAACCTATGAGTATTGACGAGGCTTACTTGGATGTGACAGAAAATAAACTCGGTATCAAGTCAGCCGTCAAAATTGCCCGCCTCATCCAACAGGATATCTGGCAGGAACTACACCTGACTGCTTCTGCAGGCGTTTCCTACAATAAATTTCTAGCTAAAATGGCCAGTGATTATCAGAAGCCACATGGTTTGACAGTGATTCTACCTGACCAAGCCCAAGACTTTCTCAAACAAATGGACATTGCTAAATTTCATGGTGTAGGAAAGAAGACAGTAGAAAAGCTTCATGAAATGGGCATTTATACTGGTGCAGACTTATTGGACGTCTCTGAAGTCACTTTAATCGATCGCTTTGGCAGACTCGGCTTTGACCTTTATCGAAAGGCAAGGGGCATTCATAACTCACCAGTCAAGTCCGATCGCATTCGTAAGTCCATTGGCAAAGAGAAAACCTATGGGAAGATTCTCCAGGTTGACGAAGACATCAAAAAAGAACTGACTCTCCTCTCCGAAAAGGTAGCTCTCAATCTCAGCAAGCAGGACAAAGCTGGAAAAATCATTATCCTAAAGATTCGTTACACCGACTTCTCCACTCTGACTAGACGAAAAAGCCTTCCACAAGCAACACAGGACGCTAGTCAGATTTCTCAAACTGCCCTTCAACTCTACGAAGAACTAGCTGAAAAAGAAAAAGGTATCCGTTTACTAGGAATTACGGTGACAGGATTTTAA
- a CDS encoding Spy0128 family protein, with translation MSKSKALNMLSKFSALAFAILALASVLVGIVKADNPVSKELTQVITGIDLLDASDTKQNVSSEGDFSLRTNLAYKLRVTFDLKQYNEHLNNGDYFTFDIPAPMAVYEGSQDLIDPTTKVTIGEAEVTSNGTDQGGKAKITLKNLDKYLEKTGGDKVKDVSGNFSVSFRFLKDQNKTRINFNSSSLKQEVTHIYSSKTIDGPKVGTENYAKIGGRAALENWNSPKLAEIGSVSKGDAWSTWRVRVNTEKQDLGQNIVLHDTIPNDDTSYTPAQYIPETLKVYKANITVGTSAVPDDAVLLTEGKDYTVSWNENYTSFDIIFKDGTTSYIVSYNTTTPNDGSKVGNRVALSLADGTKLAQNTSRPGALDMTAEATSLISGTIVASTAYQIKIHKTDAFTLAPVSGAVYTVTAADDASETTEVTTNEKGVALTKTYDQKWEGKTFKIKEKTAPSGYKLDEKEYTVKLGAAGSTIHLKDEPVPAVFNVTAKKVVEGRTDKLPKADEFTFNLFSAENLKDPVATAKSKADGTITFENLQVKGAGTYHYIIKEDTSTAVAGVTFDTEAKEVTVAATFQSGVLTATVTSAEPTFTNTYKATPAKETITAKKVLNGKELEADKYEFELKKGEEVVATAKNAADGTVTFKEIEFETAGDYTYTITEKAGSEKGVTYDTAKHEVKVKVTDNGEGKLVAAVTGNNPTFTNTYKAAPAKEIIKATKVLDGKKLEADKYEFELKEKESDKVVATAKNAADGTVTFKEIEYAAAGEYTYTITEKAGSEAGVTYDTATHEVTVNVTDDGQGQLVAAVTGNNPTFTNTYKAAPAKIAIEAKKVLNGKELEIDEFEFELKEGDKVVATAKNTAGGLIRFSEISYSTAGVYNYTITEKVGNKLGVTYDKTEHPVTVEVKDNGSGQLVATVTSETPVFVNDYKAEPAQATIKAKKVLKGKALEAEAYTFELKEGSDLVATAKNTASGEVVFNVTFSAAGDYVYTITEKAGDDKTITYDQNAYEVIVTVADDGKGRLVATVEDADTERVFTNTYTAPVPTATSATLEFTKELTGRTLVDGEFHFELYKDGQKIDTKTNQGGKVTFNAINYNAEGEYTYTVKEVNAGATGITYDTEKTAVVKVTKDAATNALKAAVEYPAGSVFKNSFKAPAVEATIEATKKLEGKELAADAYTFELKEKGAVVAEAKNTAEGKVAFVRSFEEAGTYTYTLVEKVGTEEGIEYDKTEHTVTVTVVADGQGLLTATVSYADGKEVVFTNKYTVPTPTPEPNPNPAPNNPGTTPDPAPTPDPTPNNPGTNPTPGTEPTDPGQKEDPKPAPPATETKGKAELPNTGEAASILSAIGFVVLALSGLVFFVKRKA, from the coding sequence ATGTCGAAAAGCAAAGCGTTAAACATGCTTTCTAAATTTTCTGCGTTAGCTTTTGCTATTTTAGCTCTAGCATCTGTTTTGGTAGGGATTGTTAAAGCAGATAATCCTGTTTCAAAAGAATTGACACAAGTAATTACAGGCATCGATCTATTAGATGCTTCAGATACTAAGCAAAATGTGAGTTCGGAAGGAGATTTCTCGCTTCGTACGAATTTAGCATATAAGCTTCGCGTGACCTTTGATCTCAAACAGTATAATGAACATCTGAATAATGGAGATTATTTTACCTTTGATATACCTGCTCCTATGGCAGTTTATGAAGGGAGTCAGGATTTAATTGATCCGACAACAAAAGTTACTATTGGAGAAGCAGAAGTGACTTCAAATGGTACTGATCAAGGTGGGAAAGCAAAAATCACCTTGAAAAACTTGGATAAATATCTAGAGAAAACTGGTGGAGATAAGGTAAAGGATGTGTCAGGGAATTTTTCTGTTTCTTTTAGATTCTTAAAGGATCAGAATAAAACCCGCATTAACTTTAATTCATCCTCATTAAAGCAAGAAGTGACTCACATTTATTCATCAAAAACAATCGATGGTCCCAAAGTTGGTACTGAAAATTATGCTAAAATTGGGGGTCGTGCTGCCCTTGAAAATTGGAACTCTCCAAAACTGGCTGAGATTGGATCGGTTAGCAAGGGAGATGCATGGTCTACCTGGCGTGTACGTGTAAATACAGAGAAACAAGACTTAGGACAAAATATTGTATTACATGATACTATACCAAATGATGATACTAGTTACACTCCTGCACAGTATATTCCTGAGACTCTAAAAGTTTATAAGGCAAATATCACTGTTGGGACTTCTGCTGTTCCAGATGATGCAGTATTGTTAACGGAGGGAAAAGACTATACCGTTTCGTGGAACGAAAACTATACTTCATTCGATATCATTTTTAAAGATGGAACGACCTCTTATATAGTATCTTATAACACAACAACTCCTAATGATGGAAGTAAAGTAGGAAATAGGGTTGCTCTGTCATTGGCTGACGGGACTAAATTAGCACAGAATACAAGTCGTCCGGGAGCCCTTGATATGACAGCTGAGGCGACATCTTTGATTTCTGGTACGATTGTAGCATCTACTGCTTACCAAATTAAGATTCATAAGACTGATGCCTTCACTCTTGCTCCAGTTTCGGGTGCAGTATATACTGTGACAGCAGCAGATGATGCAAGTGAAACAACAGAAGTGACTACGAATGAAAAAGGAGTAGCGCTTACGAAAACTTATGATCAGAAATGGGAAGGTAAAACGTTCAAGATCAAAGAGAAGACTGCTCCATCAGGCTATAAACTAGATGAAAAAGAGTATACAGTTAAACTCGGTGCTGCGGGTTCTACTATTCATCTTAAAGATGAACCTGTTCCAGCTGTATTCAATGTGACGGCTAAGAAAGTAGTAGAAGGACGTACAGATAAACTTCCAAAAGCGGATGAGTTTACCTTTAACCTATTTTCTGCAGAGAACTTGAAGGACCCTGTAGCCACAGCAAAATCAAAAGCTGATGGAACGATTACCTTTGAGAATCTCCAAGTAAAAGGTGCGGGAACTTATCACTACATCATCAAAGAGGACACTTCAACAGCAGTTGCAGGCGTTACATTTGATACAGAAGCCAAGGAAGTTACTGTAGCAGCAACTTTCCAAAGTGGAGTTTTAACAGCAACTGTCACATCTGCAGAACCAACTTTCACTAACACTTATAAAGCAACTCCAGCTAAAGAAACTATCACAGCTAAGAAAGTCTTGAACGGTAAAGAACTTGAAGCTGATAAATACGAATTCGAACTTAAAAAAGGTGAAGAAGTCGTTGCGACAGCTAAAAACGCTGCAGACGGCACCGTTACTTTCAAAGAAATTGAGTTCGAAACAGCAGGTGATTACACTTACACTATCACTGAAAAAGCGGGTAGTGAAAAAGGTGTGACATACGATACTGCTAAACACGAAGTTAAGGTAAAAGTTACAGATAACGGGGAAGGAAAACTTGTTGCAGCTGTTACAGGTAACAACCCAACCTTCACCAATACCTATAAAGCAGCTCCAGCAAAAGAAATTATCAAAGCTACTAAAGTTTTGGATGGTAAAAAACTTGAAGCTGATAAATACGAGTTTGAACTTAAAGAAAAAGAAAGTGACAAAGTCGTTGCGACAGCTAAAAACGCTGCAGACGGTACTGTGACTTTCAAAGAAATTGAGTATGCAGCAGCAGGTGAATACACTTACACTATCACTGAAAAAGCAGGTAGCGAAGCAGGTGTGACATACGACACTGCTACACATGAAGTGACAGTAAACGTTACAGATGACGGCCAAGGTCAACTTGTTGCAGCTGTTACAGGTAACAACCCAACCTTCACAAACACATATAAAGCAGCTCCAGCTAAAATTGCTATTGAAGCTAAAAAAGTTTTGAATGGTAAAGAGCTGGAGATAGATGAGTTTGAGTTTGAACTGAAAGAGGGTGACAAGGTTGTTGCGACAGCAAAGAATACTGCTGGCGGATTGATTCGTTTTTCTGAAATTAGCTATTCAACAGCAGGAGTATATAACTATACTATTACAGAAAAGGTTGGCAATAAACTTGGTGTAACTTATGATAAAACAGAACATCCAGTAACTGTAGAAGTGAAAGATAATGGCTCAGGTCAACTTGTCGCGACAGTTACAAGTGAAACACCGGTCTTCGTTAATGACTATAAAGCAGAACCTGCACAAGCTACAATCAAAGCTAAGAAAGTCTTGAAAGGTAAAGCGCTTGAAGCTGAAGCTTACACATTTGAACTGAAAGAAGGTTCAGACCTTGTAGCTACGGCTAAGAATACTGCCTCAGGAGAAGTTGTCTTCAACGTCACTTTCTCAGCAGCAGGCGATTACGTTTACACTATTACTGAAAAAGCTGGTGACGATAAAACAATCACTTATGATCAAAATGCGTATGAAGTGATCGTCACTGTTGCGGATGATGGTAAAGGTCGATTGGTTGCGACTGTAGAAGATGCAGATACAGAACGTGTCTTCACAAATACTTATACAGCACCAGTTCCAACAGCTACATCAGCAACACTTGAATTTACGAAAGAATTGACTGGTCGTACTTTGGTTGATGGTGAGTTCCACTTTGAATTGTACAAAGATGGACAAAAAATTGATACAAAAACAAACCAAGGTGGAAAAGTAACATTTAATGCAATCAACTACAATGCAGAAGGTGAGTATACTTATACTGTAAAAGAAGTGAATGCTGGAGCAACTGGTATTACTTATGATACAGAAAAGACTGCGGTGGTAAAAGTAACCAAAGATGCAGCAACCAACGCCTTGAAGGCAGCTGTTGAATATCCAGCAGGTAGTGTCTTTAAGAATAGCTTCAAAGCACCAGCGGTAGAAGCTACGATTGAAGCAACTAAGAAACTTGAAGGTAAAGAACTTGCGGCAGACGCTTATACTTTCGAATTGAAAGAGAAAGGCGCCGTTGTAGCAGAAGCTAAGAATACTGCCGAAGGTAAAGTAGCCTTTGTTCGTTCATTCGAAGAAGCAGGTACTTACACTTATACCTTGGTTGAAAAAGTTGGTACTGAAGAGGGTATTGAATACGATAAGACCGAGCATACTGTAACAGTAACAGTAGTTGCGGATGGTCAAGGTCTCTTGACTGCGACTGTTTCGTATGCGGATGGTAAAGAAGTTGTATTTACAAATAAATACACTGTACCAACACCAACGCCAGAACCAAATCCAAATCCAGCTCCAAATAATCCAGGAACAACGCCAGATCCAGCACCAACACCAGATCCAACGCCAAATAATCCAGGAACAAATCCAACTCCAGGAACAGAACCAACTGATCCAGGACAAAAAGAGGATCCAAAACCAGCACCTCCAGCTACTGAGACTAAAGGTAAAGCTGAACTACCAAACACAGGTGAAGCAGCCTCTATCCTTTCTGCGATTGGATTTGTAGTATTGGCATTGAGCGGATTGGTATTCTTCGTAAAACGTAAAGCTTAA
- a CDS encoding TetR/AcrR family transcriptional regulator, producing MVAKTEKSQAMIEKILSTATQLFIHNGYEKTSVQNIAQTAGISKGAIYHHFQSKDEIFFAVLKQRYQLMEKELLDWLESTSHLTGREQLKETFQFSLKSQKTNYEMLNHAPLDAEFMLTIIRYNLRIGTPLIADIIKKGIEDQSIQPIPFPNEAAETILLLTNFWVEGSIFENSSEKIVDRIYFLQFMLQSIGLDIFDESLIQEILSQSN from the coding sequence ATGGTCGCAAAAACAGAAAAATCTCAAGCAATGATTGAAAAAATTTTATCAACGGCTACACAGCTTTTTATTCACAACGGCTATGAAAAAACAAGTGTACAAAATATAGCGCAAACAGCTGGCATTTCAAAAGGAGCCATTTATCACCATTTTCAATCAAAAGATGAAATTTTTTTTGCAGTTTTAAAACAGCGTTATCAATTGATGGAAAAGGAATTGCTAGACTGGCTTGAATCCACCAGTCATTTAACTGGAAGAGAGCAGCTCAAAGAAACCTTTCAGTTTAGTTTAAAAAGTCAGAAAACTAACTACGAAATGTTGAATCACGCGCCTCTTGATGCGGAGTTCATGCTGACTATTATCCGTTATAATCTGCGTATAGGAACTCCCCTTATTGCAGATATTATAAAAAAAGGAATAGAAGATCAGTCCATCCAACCTATCCCCTTCCCTAATGAAGCAGCCGAGACAATCTTGCTTTTGACTAACTTTTGGGTAGAAGGGAGTATTTTTGAAAATTCTTCCGAAAAAATAGTTGATCGTATCTATTTTTTACAATTTATGCTTCAATCCATCGGACTAGATATTTTTGATGAATCTTTGATCCAAGAAATTTTAAGTCAATCAAATTAA
- the pflB gene encoding formate C-acetyltransferase has translation MVVKTVVEAQDIFDKAWEGFKGVDWKEKASISRFVQANYTPYDGDESFLAGPTERSLHIKKIVEETKAHYEETRFPMDTRPTSIADIPAGFIDKENEVIFGIQNDELFKLNFMPKGGIRMAETTLKENGYEPDPAVHEIFTKYVTTVNDGIFRAYTSNIRRARHAHTVTGLPDAYSRGRIIGVYARLALYGADYLMQEKVNDWNAIKEIDEETIRLREEVNLQYQALQQVVRLGDLYGVDVRKPAMNTKEAIQWVNIAFMAVCRVINGAATSLGRVPIVLDIFAERDLARGTFTESEIQEFVDDFVMKLRTVKFARTKAYDQLYSGDPTFITTSMAGMGNDGRHRVTKMDYRFLNTLDNIGNSPEPNLTVLWTDKLPYNFRRYCMHMSHKHSSIQYEGVTTMAKDGYGEMSCISCCVSPLDPENEDQRHNIQYFGARVNVLKALLTGLNGGYDDVHKDYKVFDIDPIRDEVLEFESVKANFEKSLDWLTDTYVDALNIIHYMTDKYNYEAVQMAFLPTKQRANMGFGICGFANTVDTLSAIKYATVKPIRDENGYIYDYETIGEYPRWGEDDPRSNELAEWLIEAYTTRLRSHKLYKDAEATVSLLTITSNVAYSKQTGNSPVHKGVYLNEDGSVNLSKLEFFSPGANPSNKAKGGWLQNLNSLASLDFGYAADGISLTTQVSPRALGKTRDEQVDNLVTILDGYFENGGQHVNLNVMDLNDVYEKIMSGEDVIVRISGYCVNTKYLTPEQKTELTQRVFHEVLSMDDALS, from the coding sequence ATGGTTGTTAAGACAGTTGTTGAAGCACAAGACATTTTTGATAAAGCTTGGGAAGGCTTCAAAGGCGTAGATTGGAAAGAAAAAGCAAGTATTTCTCGCTTCGTTCAAGCTAACTACACACCTTATGATGGAGATGAAAGTTTCCTTGCTGGACCAACAGAACGTTCACTTCACATCAAAAAAATCGTAGAAGAAACAAAAGCACACTACGAAGAAACTCGTTTCCCAATGGACACTCGTCCAACATCTATTGCTGATATTCCTGCTGGATTTATCGACAAAGAAAACGAAGTGATCTTTGGTATCCAAAATGATGAACTCTTCAAATTGAACTTCATGCCAAAAGGTGGTATCCGTATGGCTGAAACTACTTTGAAAGAAAATGGATACGAACCAGATCCAGCTGTTCACGAAATCTTCACTAAATACGTAACAACAGTTAACGACGGTATCTTCCGTGCCTACACTTCAAACATTCGTCGCGCTCGTCACGCTCACACTGTAACTGGTCTTCCAGATGCCTACTCACGTGGACGTATCATTGGTGTTTACGCACGTCTTGCTCTTTACGGTGCAGACTACTTGATGCAAGAAAAAGTAAACGACTGGAATGCGATCAAAGAAATTGATGAAGAAACAATCCGTCTTCGTGAAGAAGTAAACCTTCAATACCAAGCATTGCAACAAGTTGTTCGCTTGGGTGACCTTTACGGAGTTGATGTCCGCAAACCAGCGATGAACACGAAAGAAGCTATCCAATGGGTTAACATCGCCTTCATGGCTGTCTGCCGTGTTATCAATGGTGCTGCTACATCTCTAGGACGTGTGCCAATCGTACTTGATATCTTTGCAGAACGTGACCTTGCTCGTGGTACATTTACTGAATCAGAAATCCAAGAGTTCGTTGATGATTTCGTTATGAAACTTCGTACAGTTAAATTTGCTCGTACAAAAGCTTATGACCAATTGTACTCAGGTGATCCAACCTTCATCACAACTTCTATGGCTGGTATGGGTAACGACGGTCGTCACCGTGTTACTAAGATGGACTACCGTTTCTTGAACACTCTTGACAACATCGGTAACTCACCAGAACCAAACTTGACAGTTCTTTGGACTGACAAATTACCATACAACTTCCGTCGCTACTGTATGCATATGAGCCACAAACACTCTTCTATCCAATACGAAGGTGTAACAACAATGGCTAAAGACGGATACGGAGAAATGAGCTGTATCTCATGCTGTGTGTCACCACTTGACCCAGAAAACGAAGATCAACGCCACAACATCCAGTACTTCGGTGCTCGTGTAAACGTTTTGAAAGCCCTTCTTACTGGTTTGAACGGTGGTTACGACGATGTTCACAAAGACTACAAAGTATTTGACATCGATCCTATCCGTGACGAAGTTCTTGAATTCGAATCAGTTAAAGCCAACTTTGAAAAATCTCTTGACTGGTTGACTGACACTTACGTAGATGCTTTGAACATCATCCACTACATGACTGACAAGTACAACTACGAAGCTGTTCAAATGGCCTTCTTGCCAACTAAACAACGTGCTAACATGGGATTCGGTATCTGTGGATTTGCTAACACTGTTGATACATTGTCAGCTATCAAGTACGCTACTGTTAAACCAATCCGTGATGAAAATGGCTACATCTACGATTACGAAACAATCGGTGAATACCCACGTTGGGGTGAAGATGACCCTCGTTCAAACGAATTGGCTGAATGGTTGATCGAAGCTTACACAACTCGTCTACGTAGCCATAAACTTTACAAAGACGCAGAAGCTACTGTATCACTTTTGACCATCACATCTAACGTTGCTTACTCTAAACAAACTGGTAACTCACCAGTCCACAAAGGTGTATACCTCAACGAAGATGGTTCTGTGAACTTGTCTAAACTCGAATTCTTCTCACCAGGTGCTAACCCTTCTAACAAAGCTAAAGGTGGATGGTTGCAAAACTTGAACTCACTTGCTAGCCTTGACTTTGGTTACGCAGCTGACGGTATCTCATTGACAACACAAGTTTCTCCACGTGCTCTTGGTAAGACTCGTGACGAGCAAGTTGATAACTTGGTAACAATCCTTGATGGTTACTTCGAAAACGGTGGACAACACGTTAACTTGAACGTTATGGACTTGAACGATGTTTACGAAAAGATCATGTCAGGTGAAGACGTTATCGTACGTATCTCTGGATACTGTGTAAACACTAAATACCTCACTCCAGAGCAAAAAACTGAATTGACACAACGTGTCTTCCACGAAGTTCTTTCAATGGATGATGCATTGAGCTAA